One genomic window of Anguilla anguilla isolate fAngAng1 chromosome 13, fAngAng1.pri, whole genome shotgun sequence includes the following:
- the LOC118211831 gene encoding citrate synthase, mitochondrial-like gives MAHLDKDLITRVVEPCCHSLKLQLSLLSFAHEPSFGQRLRDPPSAPMNGLAGALQGLANQVVLVWPSALQKELGGEESDDKLRDYIWNTLGGWC, from the exons ATGGCGCATTTGGATAAGGACCTCATCACAAGGGTAGTTGAACCCTGTTGTCACAGCCTCAAGCTCCAACTGTCTTTGCTGTCTTTTGCACATGAGCCATCTTTTGGACAGCGCCTGCGGGACCCTCCCTCAGCGCCAATGAACGGGCTCGCTGGAGCTCTGCAAGGCCTGGCCAACCAG GTGGTGCTGGTGTGGCCGAGCGCTCTTCAGAAGGAGCTGGGTGGGGAGGAGTCTGACGATAAGCTGAGGGACTACATCTGGAACACACtcggggg gtggtGTTGA
- the ankrd52b gene encoding serine/threonine-protein phosphatase 6 regulatory ankyrin repeat subunit C yields MGLLNITDQTPLVQAIFNRNPGEVQVLLHKKEDVNALDPERRTPLHAAAYLGHVHIMDLLIHSGATVNAKDHLWLTPLHRAVASRNEKAVGLLLKQGAEVNARDKLWQTPLHVAAANRATRCAEALFPYLGSLNVADCNGRTALHHAALSGHLEMVTLLLNKGASLNASDKKERQPVHLAACHGNLEVVKLLVSRGADAVCKDERGYTPLHAAAASGHVDVVKYLLQLGAEMDEPNAFGNTALHMACYLGQESVANELVNRGANVNHPNRRGCTPLHLAAVSTNGALCLELLVNNGADVNMQSKEGKSPLHMAAIHGRFTRSQILIQNGGDIDCVDKYGNTPLHIAAKYGHELLISTLMTNGADTARQGIHGMFPLHLAVLYGFSDCCRKLLSSGQLYSIVSSLSHEQVLSAGFDIDTPDGLGRTCLHAAASGGNVECLNLLLSSGADLTKKDKLGRTPLHYAAANGNHPVAVVLVSAGAEVNEPDGTGCTPLHYSAASQTFCRVDRHYSGDRQCEERDKEKFFSLEFLLDNGADPAMRNLQGYTPVHYAAAHGNKLSLELLLEMSFNCLGDIESTIPVSPLHLAAYNGHCDALRVLSEMLVSLDGRDSGGRTALHLAAQRGHAPCVEVLLAHGASCLLQDHHRRWTPLHVAAAIGHTDCLRLLVESGEKADLADITDAQGETPLMLAVLGRHADCVRLLLDEGALPDAQDRRGRTALHRGVVMGCEVSVSALLESHASALTQDFQGRTPLHLAASCGRVDILGKLLPAASGSDQPASVQDYSGYTPAHWAAYHGHEDCLEALLEHKPCSIQEGNPFTPLHCALINGHSGAAELLLELGGSPLLNIRDAKGRTPLHAAAFAGNATGLQLVLRQGSEVNAVDLAGRSALMVAADRGQTAGVDMLLHRGKADLTLLDVNNNTALHLACNKGHEMCALLILDEIEDLSLINATNSALQMPLHMAARKGLATVVQVLLSRGATVLAVDEKGHTPALACAPNQDVADCLALILSTMRPFPPKEPAGAPFSLGLLKPCGIAAGCGPLPNGALGHAYAKDRPGAVGLDGCFSE; encoded by the exons ATGGGATTACTCAACATAACAGACCAG ACCCCACTGGTCCAGGCCATATTTAACCGTAATCCAGGAGAAGTTCAGGTACTGTTGCACAAGAAGGAAGATGTCAATGCACTG GACCCAGAGCGGCGTACCCCTCTGCACGCCGCCGCTTACCTGGGCCACGTTCACATCATGGACCTCCTCATTCATTCAG gtgccACTGTTAATGCTAAGGACCATTTATGGCTGACTCCTCTGCATCGGGCAGTCGCCTCCCGGAATGAA AAGGCAGTGGGGCTGCTGCTGAAGCAAGGGGCGGAAGTGAACGCGCGGGACAAGCTGTGGCAGACCCCGCTCCACGTGGCGGCGGCCAATAGGGCCACGCGGTGCGCCGAGGCCCTGTTCCCCTACCTGGGCAGCCTCAACGTGGCCGACTGCAACGGCAGGACCGCCCTGCACCACGCCGCTCTCAGCGGCCATTTGGAG ATGGTGACGTTGCTGCTAAACAAAGGGGCCAGCTTGAATGCTAGTGATAAGAAAGAGAGACAACCTGTGCACTTGGCGGCCTGTCATG GCAACCTGGAGGTGGTGAAGCTGCTGGTCTCCCGGGGCGCGGACGCGGTGTGCAAGGACGAGCGTGGCTACACCCCCCTGCACGCCGCGGCTGCCAGCGGCCACGTCGACGTGGTGAAgtacctgctgcagctgggggCCGAG ATGGACGAGCCCAACGCCTTCGGGAACACCGCGCTGCACATGGCCTGCTACCTGGGCCAGGAGTCCGTGGCCAACGAGCTGGTCAACCGGGGCGCCAACGTCAACCACCCCAACCGCCGCGGCTGCACCCCCCTCCACCTGGCCGCCGTCTCCACCAACGGCGCCCTCTGCCTGGAGCTGCTCGTCAACAACGGCGCCGACGTCAACATGCAG AGCAAAGAGGGGAAGAGCCCCCTGCACATGGCGGCTATTCACGGCCGCTTCACCCGCTCCCAGATACTCATCCAGAACG GCGGAGACATTGACTGTGTGGATAAATATGGCAATACTCCTCTTCACATTGCTGCTAAGTACGGCCATGAACTGCTGATCAGCACCCTGATGACCAACGGTGCTGACACAGCCAG GCAGGGGATCCACGGGATGTTCCCGCTGCACTTGGCCGTGCTCTATGGGTTTTCAGACTGTTGTCGCAAGTTACTCTCCTCAG gtcagcTGTACAGCATCGTGTCCTCCCTGAGCCACGAGCAGGTCCTGTCGGCCGGGTTCGACATCGACACCCCGGACGGCCTGGGGAGGACCTGTCTGCACGCCGCTGCGTCCGGCGG AAATGTTGAATGTCTTAACTTGCTGCTGAGCAGTGGTGCCGACTTGACCAAGAAGGACAAATTAGGAAG GACTCCGTTGCACTACGCCGCAGCCAATGGGAACCACCCGGTCGCGGTCGTCCTGGTGAGCGCGGGCGCTGAGGTCAACGAGCCCGACGGGACCGGCTGCACCCCTCTGCACTACTCCGCAGCCTCTCAGACCTTCTGCCG AGTGGACAGGCATTACTCGGGAGACCGACAATGTGAGGAGCGAGACAAGGAGAAGTTTTT tAGCCTGGAGTTTTTGCTGGATAATGGCGCAGATCCGGCCATGCGGAACCTGCAGGGTTACACCCCCGTTCACTATGCAGCTGCCCACGGCAACAAGCTGAGCCTTGAGCTG CTCTTGGAAATGTCTTTCAACTGTTTGGGAGATATAGAGAGCACCATTCCAGTTAGCCCTTTGCACTTAGCT GCCTATAACGGACACTGTGACGCGCTGCGAGTTCTGTCGGAGATGCTGGTGAGCCTGGACGGGCGCGACTCGGGGGGGCGCACCGCGCTGCACCTGGCGGCCCAGCGGGGCCACGCCCCCTGCGTGGAGGTCCTGCTGGCCCACGGGGCGTCCTGTCTGCTCCAGGACCACCACCGCAGATGGACCCCCCTGCATGTGGCGG CTGCCATTGGCCACACAGACTGCCTGCGCTTGCTGGTGGAAAGCGGGGAGAAGGCGGACCTCGCTGACATCACGGACGCTCAGGGAGA GACCCCCCTGATGCTGGCGGTGCTGGGCCGCCACGCTGACTGTGTGCGCCTCCTGCTGGACGAGGGAGCCCTGCCTGACGCGCAGGACCGAAGGGGCAGGACCGCTCTGCACCGGGGG GTGGTGATGGGGTGTGAGGTCAGCGTTTCGGCCCTGCTGGAGAGCCACGCCTCCGCGCTCACCCAGGACTTCCAGGGTCGCACCCCCCTCCACCTGGCGGCGTCCTGCGGACGCGTGGACATCCTGGGGAAGCTGCTCCCGGCCGCCAGCGGCTCGGACCAGCCGGCCTCCGTACAGGACTACAGCGGGTACACCCCCGCGCACTGGGCCGCCTACCACG GGCATGAAGACTGTTTGGAAGCTTTACTTGAACATAAACCATGTAGTATCCAGGAAGGAAATCCTTTCACCCCGTTGCACTGTGCGCT GATTAATGGCCATAGTGGGGCagcagagctgctgctggagttGGGGGGCTCTCCACTGCTGAACATCAGAGACGCTAAGGGGAG GACGCCGCTGCACGCCGCCGCCTTCGCCGGGAACGCCACCGGGCTGCAGCTGGTGCTCaggcaggggtcagaggtcaacgcCGTGGACCTCGCCGGACGCTCCGCCCTCATGGTCGCGGCGGACCGCGGGCAGACCGCTGGcgtgg ATATGCTGCTGCACAGAGGAAAGGCCGACCTGACGCTGCTGGATGTGAACAACAACACAGCCCTGCACCTGGCCTgcaacaag GGTCATGAGATGTGTGCCCTGCTTATTCTGGATGAGATTGAAGACCTGTCACTCATCAATGCCACAAACAGTGCTCTGCAAAT GCCCCTGCACATGGCGGCCAGGAAGGGTCTGGCCACGGTGGTGCAGGTGCTGCTGAGCCGCGGTGCCACAGTGCTGGCTGTGGATGAGAAGG GCCACACCCCTGCCCTGGCCTGTGCGCCCAATCAGGACGTGGCAGACTGCCTGGCCCTCATCCTCTCCACCATGAGGCCTTTTCCTCCCAAAGAGCCCGCTGGCGCCCCCTTCAGCCTGGGCCTGCTGAAGCCCTGCGGCATCGCGGCCGGCTGCGGGCCCCTGCCCAACGGCGCCCTGGGCCACGCCTACGCCAAGGACCGGCCCGGCGCCGTCGGCCTGGACGGCTGCTTCTCCGAGTGA
- the cnpy2 gene encoding protein canopy homolog 2 isoform X2: MEWEISQVDPKKMIQTGSFRINPDGSQSVREVPMARSEGHLLEVLEEVCEKMKDYGEHADPSTNRKTYVRVTSRDGKAMDLSETTLDSRVSSSLKYACETIVEQHEDELIEFFAHETDNVKDKLCSKRTDLCDHALQIPHDEL, from the exons ATGGAGTGGGAAATCTCTCAGGTGGATCCCAAGAAAATGATCCAGACGGGATCCTTCAGGATCAATCCGGATGGCAGCCAGTCTGTCAGAGAG GTGCCCATGGCGCGATCTGAAGGCCATCTGCTGGAGGTCTTGGAGGAGGTGTGTGAAAAGATGAAAGACTATGGGGAACATGCTGACCCCTCAACTAACCGCAAGACCTATGTGAGAGTGACCTCTCGGGACGGCAAAGCCATGGATCTCTCTGAAACCACACTGGATTCACGAGTCTCCTCTAGCCTCAAATATGCT TGCGAGACCATCGTCGAGCAACATGAGGATGAGCTCATCGAGTTCTTCGCCCATGAGACGGACAATGTCAAAGACAAACTCTGTAGCAAACGTACAG ATCTGTGTGACCATGCTCTACAAATACCCCACGATGagctgtga
- the cnpy2 gene encoding protein canopy homolog 2 isoform X1: protein MWHCSGGCEVDIEKATMRSPLRVLYLCLFTFLLLRSGEGARQGQDIKCGACRALVDEMEWEISQVDPKKMIQTGSFRINPDGSQSVREVPMARSEGHLLEVLEEVCEKMKDYGEHADPSTNRKTYVRVTSRDGKAMDLSETTLDSRVSSSLKYACETIVEQHEDELIEFFAHETDNVKDKLCSKRTDLCDHALQIPHDEL from the exons ATGTGGCATTGTAGCGGTGGCTGTGAGGTGGACATTGAAAAG GCGACGATGAGGAGCCCGTTGCGTGTGCTGTATCTCTGTTTGTTCACCTTTCTGCTCCTCCGCTCTGGGGAAGGCGCCAGACAAGGACAGGACATAAAATGTGGAG CTTGCAGGGCCCTGGTGGATGAAATGGAGTGGGAAATCTCTCAGGTGGATCCCAAGAAAATGATCCAGACGGGATCCTTCAGGATCAATCCGGATGGCAGCCAGTCTGTCAGAGAG GTGCCCATGGCGCGATCTGAAGGCCATCTGCTGGAGGTCTTGGAGGAGGTGTGTGAAAAGATGAAAGACTATGGGGAACATGCTGACCCCTCAACTAACCGCAAGACCTATGTGAGAGTGACCTCTCGGGACGGCAAAGCCATGGATCTCTCTGAAACCACACTGGATTCACGAGTCTCCTCTAGCCTCAAATATGCT TGCGAGACCATCGTCGAGCAACATGAGGATGAGCTCATCGAGTTCTTCGCCCATGAGACGGACAATGTCAAAGACAAACTCTGTAGCAAACGTACAG ATCTGTGTGACCATGCTCTACAAATACCCCACGATGagctgtga